The window aaagaattataaatttaagaaatttaaatttaatttgcacataataaaatttaaatttttatctaataatatatattttaaaatattatattttttaaaatatatagattaactaattaatttcactaaaacaaaatgactaaataatagtatttttaaaatatattaattaattaattttttaaaaataaagaaattaaataataattttaatggtataaattatgaaaaatttaatgaataaattaaataatttaataaaaatacaactcaattcaactcaactaaacttttatcccaaaaatttggagtcggctatatggattcgttttctctactctaaacgattttgggttaaatcctcataaatatgtaatgcttctacgtcatgctgtactactctcctccaagtcaatttaggtctacccatttttttctttctatcctctaacctaatgtgctctacttgtctaactggagcatccgtacgcttcacatgaccaaatcactTCAATTTtcattctctcaacttattctcaattgacaccactcatacattttctctaatactctcattacgaattTTATCTAGTCTACTATAGCCACTCATCcgccttaacattctcatttctGTAACTCTTATTTTAAACGCATACGACTCATTAAGTGCTCAATACTAactaccatataatatagccggtcgtatggctttacggtaaaattttcctttcaatttattggaaatcttgcgatcacataaaactctcgtggcacgtctccacttcaaccatccggctttaatcctatgactaacattctcctcacatcccccatctacttgaaggactaagccgagatatttaaagtgattactttgggaaagtatcactccatccaaactaactcattccctattaCCAGTTTGGCATTCAATGaatttgcaatgcatgtattctgtcttcgttctacttaacttaaagcccttggACTCtatagtacttctccaaagtctaACTTTCTAtttactccttctcgcgtctcatctatcagaacaatatcatccgcaaacaacaTGCACCAAGAAATACAAGagcatctaaaactaatgtaaaaaggtaagggcttatagttgATCCtttgtgtaatccaattgagatcggaaaatttcttgtgtcccctctcactgtgcacacaatagtagttactctttcatacacatctttcaacacttgtatgtacctaataaatatcctcttttgttctaacacattccataagacatctcttaaaacactatcataagccttctccaaatcaataaaaatcatgagtagatctttcttcacatctctatatttctccataaagcttataatgagaaagatcgcttccatagttgaacgatccggcatgaagccaaattaattgagagagatagaagtatcatgacgtagttgaTGCTCCACAACTTTCTCCCACaatttcatagtatggctcatgagtttaattttcctatagtttgagcaactctgtatgtctcccttattttaaaaaataggtactaaaatactcctcctccattcatcagacattttctttgagtttataatcttattaaataatttagttaaccatgccactttcatatctctcaaacacttccacacttcaattggtattctatcaggtccacaggctttacccactttcattctcttaagtgcttcctttacttataaagatctaatcattctagtataattcacattattttctattgttctatagtctatattcacgctattatcattttgactattattaaagagattattaaaataatttctccatctttcttcaaTGTCCTCATATTTCAccaatacttttttttttatccttaatgcacataATTTAATTGAGatattgacatttcttttctcccctatttgctaatctataaatagtttaataaaaataaaaaataaaaattaaataattaattttattaaaatataataattaaataataatttaccctAAGTTAAAACTGAAATATTAAAGAGGTGATCTAAAATCATTCTAAAGTTTCCATTCAATTATGACTCACAGACAGACTAATTTGAAGCCTGAATCACCCACCCCTAAAAAGATGAGTCCCTTGGAGTCAGATACGATAAAAGGCTGAATTCATTGTTTCTTGGGCAGCTACCTAATGTATAAAAAATTGCAATTTGCCTGCTTTTGCTAATATTTCAAAAGTCTCTCAACTAAAactattatataaattatagggaaaatactttactttttttctttagaaaaaaaatacaTAATGCGTTTAGTgaagaaaataaattattattaaaattataataattaattttaatagagcttttatttttacataaatttaataCACATATACTCCATAAGTGATATGAGATGCTTAAGCATCGGCCTAGCAAGCAGGAACTCTACAACCGCCTATCCATCAAATCTTTAGTGATTACTTGGTTATAGGGGTGAGCATTTGATTTTaatcgaactgaattaaattataaaaattaaattatatattttaaaaattgaaccaaattgaaatgggtgaaaaattgaatcgaatcgaaccatTTTATTTCGGTTCAATTCGATTATATTTAAactgattattttttattttttattaatttttaatttagacttaattttcaagttatttagtctaattttgactttgatttgaacctaataactattaatcaatgaaattaaacaattaatatatatatatatatatatatatatataatttaatataattcataaattctccataaaaataaattaatttaaaaatcaattcggttatatttgaatatataaaattattattcagttcgattcggtttacccgattttttctcttcaaaaccgaatcgaatcaaaataaccaaaatttttataatataaaatcgaactgaacaaattaaattttaaaatcaaaccgattgaaccgaattgacttgATTCTATTCGATTTTTTGATTTCAACCGAAATCTGTTCACCCCAATTTGGTTAGGATGCTTAGTGTTCTTGATTTGGTGTTGTGTTCTTGAGTTATTGCATTTTAATGGTCGGGTTAGGGAGTTGATGATTATTTGGGTTTGTGTTTTTTGTATTCTGAGAGTTTGTTAGTTTGGATTCTTTATTGATGTAATTTGACattgttattatatatataattttttgtatTTTTGCTTTGGATATTCTGAAATTGCTTTAAATGTTATGAAATTTTACTAATTTCTTCTTGAATCTGGAATTGTATGGAGGTAGTGTTCTTGTTTCTaagaattctttttttttttttaatttaattaaaaataataaaaaattttaaaattttaaaatttaaaaataatattttattattaaaaatatattatttcattaaatggtTTATTTTAGACTTAACAAAGAGCTTgggattaaatttaaaaaaaaaaactcaaaagtaTCATTTAGTATAAAtgaatttcgtaaaatttatttataaatctaatatttaaatatttgatttaaatgaaaattattttaaattcttaataataaattttatgaaatttattataattaaattaaatttctttaaaattaataaaattttaaatttaaaattatatatatttcaagtgataaaattattctcttattatatattattttattttattttattttatttattataaatataaaatttatttatttaaaataaattttatgtttaacataaaatttgacaaaaaaaaaatcatttataaataaattttattgtaaaatttatttaaaaattttaccaTAAAATTAGAACAAACAAAGAATAAATGAACTTATTTAAACCTCCTACATTTAGAGCATATTCGaacttatttcatttttttttaattttagttatttgatttaattttattaattttaatactgCTGACTATACTAATTTACTTAATGaaactcttttattttttttcttttttttttttctaattagcAAAGTTCATtggtaaatttattatttttattgttaattCACTGGCAAAACCCTAACCTATATGATTCTAGTTCATCTAAAATTGTAAAAGAACCTTCGTAAATTTATCAAATATATATGTAACCTTTAACACCGATAATTAATCACAAGGAGTGGATTTTGGCTTTATCGTATCTTCACCCCTATAGTAGATTTTGCATATATCTTCATTCTAATTTTTCGCAATCATGCCAGAAAATCAACTTGGGGAAACATCTCATATGATATTATTAATAGTGACTTCAATATGGCATCCAAGTTAAATTCAACTCGGGATTTTCTTACAAGAACTATACATTGTCCCCAGTTATCTTAGAAAGTTCACTGATCATTGTTGCTATGCATGGCCAACAATACCCTATGCTACTATTATGAAAAACCTACACCTTGTGACGGCTGTCTGAATTGAAGATTAACAGCTATAACATTAATGATGATAAACTACAGCTAATAATGCAAATTCACATGCCCAAGGTTTTTGACGAGTTAGTTCTCAAttggatttgaagaaatttgcacTGTAAGCCCCTTATTAATACCTTgtttccaatcaccatcaacacataCCTTATAGCAGATAGAAGCTTGTGAATCCTCGTCATGGCAATGGCATATGCTCAAGGCTAAAGTAATGAAAGCTTAACTCACACTGGTAACATTGATAATTGTATTTGTTCAGTCTTCCATCCAGAAATTGTTTTACTGAAGACGATTACTAGGCAGCAATGAACTTCATTGCAATCTATTCATATCTCATTGAAGCTTGGAATCTGTAATGCTTCTTTTTTGATACAAGACTGAGAATGAACTTGCATATCCAAAACTGATAGACCTCATCAAATCCTCTGGCAACTGTGTTGGCAGAAAAAGACAAAAGAAGTTAACTTATTAGGATACAATTAAGATGAGTAGGGAAGAAAATGATATTAGGATGAGTAGAACACAATTACCAGAACAAGGTAATTGCTCCCAATTCTTCATTCAAGGTTGAACAGTTTTTGCATCTTACCTAATGGAGACAAAACCTAAGAAGTCATTCAACAAATTATGTTATATATACACGAGCATTTGATGATTTTTCTATTATAAAGTAGTTTTTCAAGTCAAGGAAATATAAACTTCAATCCTCAATTTAATAATAAGTCTTTCGAGAATACTGCAAagcaaaaattaagcaaatttGCTTGTAAAGGTTTTCAGTCTCATAAAACCGAGTATTGTTAACAAATGCAATGGATGAGGGAGAGAATAAAATGCATCGCAATACTACCTTCTTGATTGCGGCAGACAGCTAGTGGAAAGATATCAATGTTATTTGCCTGGATTTGGTATCCTGCATTAGTAGTCTAATTGAGAATACGATATGTTGCTTCTCCTAAGGACTGTTCATTTGACCACAGATTTTGTCCACCAAAAACACTTTCCAACATAACAAGTTCTGCTGGGTGCGCGCAAATACACATCATAGTTCACCTGGAATTTCGGTTCAGACTTCAGAGTGGAATCAATTACAAGGCTCTAGATTTTTGAATCTGCTTTTGTCTAAGATTTGATGCTCCAAAACTGATAACAACAAATAGTGAAGATGAAAACGGAGGAAAAGAGAAGAAAACAAAAATTGAAAAGAATTCGCGCTAGAAATACCTTTAAGAGTTTGGATGAATGATAAACCAGAGACTCATCTAGTGGTGTATCACTCATACGTCAGGGATTTGAGAAATCATTGACCGATATTGCGCACCCGATCTACACTTTTGCTCTAACAAAGGGCAAGCATGGATAAGGAGAGAAGAAAGGGAGGAAGGCAGCCCTTCTTCAGGTAGGGATTGGAGATTATAGCAATGAGTTATCTGCAATTCTTTAAGAGATGTGAGGTGTAGAAGGCCCTTGTCCAAAAACTTCAGATTCTCAAGACTGTAGATTTTAAGAGAAGTGAGAGTGGAAGGGAGCAGCATCTTGCCAGGAAAGGATTCCATATCTTTGGCACCATACTCGGCAATTGTAAGCTGTGAAAGAGAGGACAGTCCTTGCAAATCCGATTGCATGAGGTGAGCAAGGAGTTTGCTGCAAGCATAGATTTCAAGTGATTCTAATTTTGGGGGCAAACACCCTTCCAGAAACAACTCAAGCTTTGGACAATGATTTATTTCCAAACTTGTAAAAGAAGGGACGAGGGAATGCAAAGATTTTGGCATATACTGGAGCTCACGGCAGCTGCAGACCTTCAATTCTCTAAGAGAAGTGAGGTTTTGAAGCCCCTTGAAGTCTAAACAtttcagattatgaagatgattaatttcaagagagataagagaggaTGGCAGTAACATCTCAAAAGATTCCACATCTTTACATCTTTCAATCACAAGTTTCACAAGAGAGGGGATGGTTTGTAGATCCCACTGCATGCGGCCTGCGACCAGTTTGTTGCAACTCTGAATATGCAGCGATTCTAATTTGTCCGGCAAACATCTTTTTGGAAATGGCTCGAGTTCTGCACAATAACTGATAGATAAAGAAGAAAGGGAGGAGGGTAGCCCATCCTCAGGAAACGACTCAAGTGCCGGACAACTCATTATCCTCAAATCAACAAGAGAAAGGAGAAGAGAGCGCATATTCTGAGGTAGTGACTTCAAATTTGGGCAATCACATAATGAAAGCCGTGTCAAATTTGAGGCGGGCAATCCTCCTTCCGGAAAAGATACTAAATATtggcatttctcaatttccaaggAATCGAGAGATGTAATATCCCCATTTGTCCCGGGCGTTAAAAAATCATCCAGATTTCCAGAGTCTCTTACTTTCAGAGTCTTCACCTCACTAAACAACGTTAGTGGAAAGTTCTCTAGTGAATAAGAGTCATAGATTACAACTTTTTCTAAAGCATTAGGAAGAAGACCAATTCTTCCCATTATCTCCATTACAAAGTCAAATGGCTCCAATCCATAACTTATGAGACTGTACAACCCAGAAGGCAGTTTCTCCAATGTCACGCCTACAGTACTCACTCTAAGTATAGCTGGAGCCCTTAGAAGTGCAACTGCTAGCTGCTGACAACTATCAACATCCAGTGTCGTTAAACAAGGAAGATAACCAGGCAGGGCAACCTTCTTTAGGTTGGCACAACTACTTACATGAAGCTCTTCAAGGACAGGAAAGGCTCCTTCACATGAAATCCACTCCCGCCATCTTCCCATATATGAAAAGCTTAGAACTTTCAACAATCCAAATGGCTTCTTCATGGATGTGCAACTTCCATAGAACTCAGGACCGACAACCTCAACTCCAAAGTGTACGATAGTAAGATATTCTAAAGACGCTAGCTGCCCAAGTGGCGGTAAATAAGAGCAAGTCATTCCACATCCACTCAACTCCAACGACACTATACGAGAAAAAGAAGAGTGTCCTATCCAATCTGGAAAGCTGGCACCGCAATAACCATGAATTGAAAGATGTTCCAATTGTGTTTGAGGTTGTAACGACTCCAGCACACACCTGTCATGCTCTGAATCAATACTATCGTGGATGTTCCTCTCCCATGTCAACTTCAACTTCTTAAGTTTCTTCTTACCCTTCAAATTGGCCTCCACGGCATCTTTGGCTTCCTCAATGTCCTGGAGATTCCAGATACAAAGTTCTCCTGCAAGAGCTTGAAGCTTCCCCAGTTCTTTAATGCTAGACCAACTCTGTTTTCTGAGAAAGAAATCTGTTAACTTTTGAAGCTTTATAAGCTTACCCATTTCTGGTGGCATCTCTTGCAGTTTTGTTCCTCTTATATCAAGATGAGACAAGTTGATTAATCTTCCGATGTTAGTCGGCAACACAACTAAGTTTTTACACTCACGCAAGATTAAAATTTGCAACAAATACGAACTGCATATAGATTCGGGCAGGCTTCTGATTAATGTTCCAGAAAGATTCAGATACtgtaatagcttcaattctctaaTTGAATCAGGCAACCTAAATATACAATGCCGAGATAAAGATAGTACTCGTAGACGGCTGAGCGTCGGCAATAAATCATGTGTTACCTGGTCTCTGATGTATGAACTGCTCTGCCATTGCTCCGTATATGGCTCCATATATATGAAAGTGCGCAGAAGTTTGGCTTCACAAATGCCTGGAAATTTCTTAAAGAAATCTGGTTCTGATTTAGCATAGGAGAAATGGCGAGTCCTCCTAACAATTTTGAGTGAATTATCGCCCTCCTCCAACTGAAAGAAAAATTCTCCAGAAACAAATTTAGCTAAGTCATTAATGAGATCATGCATAACAAAGCAAGATCCACGACCTTTAGATCGTTGGAAAAGTGACCTCGACACAAGATCATCAAAGCAATCGTTACCAACTTCTTTCATATCCTTGCCTCCTACAGGTTGGGCTAGAAAGCCCTCGGCCATCCATAGAAGAACTAAGTCTTCCTTGTCAAATTCATAATGTTTAGGAAATATAGCACAACAAGCAAAGCATTGCTTTAAAAGAGAAGGGAGATAATGATAGCTCAATCTTAGAGCCGGAAGAATCCTGCCATTTGATAATCCCCATATGTTGCTCTTCCATATTTTCTCCCATTTCTCAGCATCTCTTTCAGCACGTAGCAGGCCACCAAGTGTTTTTGCTGCTAAAGGTAGGCCATCACACTTGCTTACTATCTCCTTGCCAATGTCTTCTAATTTAGGATGCACGCTGGAATTATCATTGAGAAATGCATACTTTTCAAACAAGGACCAGCAATCCTCGGTAGTTAATTTCTCTAAATGATAAGTTTCAACAGCACCCACGACTGATGCCACGCTTTCATTGCGAGTTGTAACAAGGATCTTACTTCCTTTTGCTCCATACATTAATGGTTTGCGTAAATTATTCCAATCATCATACTCATCATTCCAAAGATCATCCAAGACGAGCAAAAATTTTTTCTCACTCAATTCTTCCTTCAGCTTTTGCTGAATTTGATTTGGAGTCTTGTCGTCATGAGACCCTGGCTTGACTTCCATAAGAATACCTTTTGTTACATTGAAAACATTGAATTCTTCTGTTACGCAGACCCATGCTCTGGGTTGAAAGTGCTGTACTCTGCTGTCATTGTAGACAAGTTGAGCAAGAATGGTCTTACCGATCCCACCCATACCCACAATGGGTATCACATCCAAGCCATTGGTATCAGAATCGGATAGCAGGATCTTTATAATGGCTTCCTTGTCGTTATCCCTACCATAAACACCGGATTCATCATCATCTGGCAGAGCAGTGGTTGGTGTTTTCCTCAGAGACaggttttctccaattttttctcCCAAACCAAGTGGATCCTTTTGTTCTAATAGAAACTTAAGTCTCCCAAGGATCTCTCCTAACTTTTCCTCCAACATATCCTTTTTGAAGGGATTATGAGAAGAGAGAAATTTCTTTACCATCTGTCTATGAGATGCATGTTCCAACTTGGATTGTAGAGCTTTATAAGCAATCTCATCCAACAAGTCATCCGCGTCGTAGACAGCATCTTTGAGATCATGGAGCCAAATTTTCACTGCTGGCTGAGTGATCTGCTTCTCCTCTGCGTCAGCAAGCAGTCCATCAACAGAATTCAAAGTTGTCTTCAACTTGTTTAGCAGTCCGTCATTGAGATTTCGGCTTTTGAAGAAGCGTAGAAATTCTTCAGAAGCCATCCGCTCAAAAAGAACTGGAAGAAAAGCCGAGAGAATCGCTCCTCCTACAAATTCAGCCATGGTTTTTCGTCTCTGCAAATATAAGTGATTTAaagataaagaaagaaaaaaaaaaactgatgaAGGAGAATACAATCAAGTGAATCAGATTGAGTTTATGAAAATGAAAGAGAAGAACCTGTAAAAAGATTATTTGCTCGAGTACTGATGAAGATGGGAGGGAAGTGAAGTGACTTTAAGATTCTCTTTAATCCTGATAAATAATTTGCCCACTGCTAGTGCTAATCCACTGGAGTCTGCAAAAGAGGAATTGTTAATTGGTTGGGCAGCTAGGTCCTAATGCATAGACAATTGCATAAAATGTGAACCTTCCTAGGGATTTGGTTGCTTTTGGAAGCTTTATCTTGCAGTTTAGTAACTGAGTGGAGTCTTCATCTAGAAGCTGGTGCTGTgataaaatgaaataaacatcATTTTGGTAAGATGACCGCGGTTCAGGTTCAGGTTCCGGTTGGAATTGAATTTGGAATCCTTAGTTTTGATTTTAAAGTTCATATATCTGGACCCCTTTGACATTACCGCTAAagctataattaaaaaaattaatttttaaatatattaattaaaaaataatttaaaataaatttaagaaattttaattataaaaatattaaaataaaaaaataatttttttaaataatttttttaataatatttaaaataatacttttatttacaaaaataattaTAACCCTTCAAATACAATACTAAAcagcataaaattaaaaatttttttagtttCATCCTGAATTTAGTTAAGCTTTGATTCGTTTATGATTCAATTTCCTGAGTTTGAGTCAAGTAATATAttgttttttttcttattttttttattaagtaaTATATTGCTCTTGGTTAAGGTTAATCTTGAGATTAGCATAATATTATCATTAACCTTGGAGACAACATGTTCCAATTACCCTAACAGAGAATTTgatattcaaatttcaaattttctctATTGTATTAGTAATCAGAATTTTGCTAATCAAGTTGCATAAGTAACGGCACCTTGATTTGGTTGCTTtggaattatattatattaagctTGGAATAGCACGTTATTGTCCTCAATAAAATTATTTACTTTGAATATTAGATTAGCAAATAATTTCAACTTGGTGTGGTTCTGCAAAATTCAGAATTTTAACGTTATGAACAACATTGAAGTGTGCTCACGTACGACATCTTCTATCATAATTTAGAACTTCAAAAAACTGTATAGAACGGCTGAGAGAATATGACTACAACATACTTTTTATTGAAGAATTAGAGCTCTCCAAGCAAGGGTTTGAAACTTTGAATTGAAACAAAGGATCCATTTTTGAAAATTTCCTATcaagaagaaaaattaaaaacaaaaattttgaagattacaaggaaaatgaagagaaaaaaGAATTACCTGAAAAGAAGTATAAATACATACCCACTGAAACCCAATCTGTAATCACCATAACCATATGGAAATACCAGCACTTCTGAACCCAACAGTAGAAAGTCCAACAACTCTCACTGGTCCATACTGTTTTCAACAAATTTTTGCATTGGATTTGAATTGCAGGCAGTGTCAGGAGGGTGCCATAAGCGCACAAATGTACTCCTTGAAAAGTCCATCTATGATCCAATCTCTATACCCTACAGCTTTCCTCTTGAAGCATTCATAATTAATCTAAAAAGCGTCCATCATTTGAATAAATGTTATCATCTCACAATAAGGTTTTTGATGAGCTCTGGGATTAGCAGAATCTGTTTTCCAACCAACTCCAATTGCTGCAGCTACAGATGAACTATACAAGGTAGCCAAACTAAAAGCCATGGCCTTAGCGATAGTGATTTTTCTGCAGTGATGAAAGCACTGAAAGCCAAATTGGAGCAATCCTAAGCAAAATTGGACAACTTCAACCTTACTCCTGCTTTGCATACAGACTGTTTCTGTGGCTTAGAACCTATAGCATCCAAATTACAAAtagaataattttattaatacatGAAAACTACGCTCAACTtcatacttaaaaaaaataatatttttttattattgaacTGAGTTGAATAGGCAAAGACTAATCATTACTAAAAGATATAAAACTAACCAATTAGATAATTAACCCTCTACtcttataaattatttgaattatttgtaatatttagATGTGTACTTATGCAATTTTCCTAGCTTTAAATGAATGTTAGTTTGGTATTTCTTTAtatcaaaatcaatttcaattttcaactCCCATTTTGCCATTTTCAGTAATCCATGTTGCCTAAGGACTTAAACAAATTAATCCTTGTAATCTACACTCTTGCTGATGCACTTGTAGTGATACCATTGGTAATGAAATGTTACCAATTAAAACACCACATGTATTAAATTAGCTTCTTGATTGTGCTTAATACTAGCCCTAATTATGCACTTATGTAGCATATGGAAAATGAAATTGACAGAAACTGGACTATTTcatcatttataaaaaaaaaaaaagattataaaaatatttttaaatatagttaataaaaacttaattgaaaaaatattttaataaataaaaaatatcaagttaaaatttaaaaattcttggTAAATTTTAATAACAGCTTTTACGCCAGTTATTTAAGTTGATCATTCAATCGTccaaccaaataaataaataaataaatgaataaattttgCTTGTAATGTTTGCAACTGCACAATTGGGCGGT is drawn from Hevea brasiliensis isolate MT/VB/25A 57/8 unplaced genomic scaffold, ASM3005281v1 Scaf276, whole genome shotgun sequence and contains these coding sequences:
- the LOC110634054 gene encoding putative disease resistance protein At3g14460 — its product is MAEFVGGAILSAFLPVLFERMASEEFLRFFKSRNLNDGLLNKLKTTLNSVDGLLADAEEKQITQPAVKIWLHDLKDAVYDADDLLDEIAYKALQSKLEHASHRQMVKKFLSSHNPFKKDMLEEKLGEILGRLKFLLEQKDPLGLGEKIGENLSLRKTPTTALPDDDESGVYGRDNDKEAIIKILLSDSDTNGLDVIPIVGMGGIGKTILAQLVYNDSRVQHFQPRAWVCVTEEFNVFNVTKGILMEVKPGSHDDKTPNQIQQKLKEELSEKKFLLVLDDLWNDEYDDWNNLRKPLMYGAKGSKILVTTRNESVASVVGAVETYHLEKLTTEDCWSLFEKYAFLNDNSSVHPKLEDIGKEIVSKCDGLPLAAKTLGGLLRAERDAEKWEKIWKSNIWGLSNGRILPALRLSYHYLPSLLKQCFACCAIFPKHYEFDKEDLVLLWMAEGFLAQPVGGKDMKEVGNDCFDDLVSRSLFQRSKGRGSCFVMHDLINDLAKFVSGEFFFQLEEGDNSLKIVRRTRHFSYAKSEPDFFKKFPGICEAKLLRTFIYMEPYTEQWQSSSYIRDQVTHDLLPTLSRLRVLSLSRHCIFRLPDSIRELKLLQYLNLSGTLIRSLPESICSSYLLQILILRECKNLVVLPTNIGRLINLSHLDIRGTKLQEMPPEMGKLIKLQKLTDFFLRKQSWSSIKELGKLQALAGELCIWNLQDIEEAKDAVEANLKGKKKLKKLKLTWERNIHDSIDSEHDRCVLESLQPQTQLEHLSIHGYCGASFPDWIGHSSFSRIVSLELSGCGMTCSYLPPLGQLASLEYLTIVHFGVEVVGPEFYGSCTSMKKPFGLLKVLSFSYMGRWREWISCEGAFPVLEELHVSSCANLKKVALPGYLPCLTTLDVDSCQQLAVALLRAPAILRVSTVGVTLEKLPSGLYSLISYGLEPFDFVMEIMGRIGLLPNALEKVVIYDSYSLENFPLTLFSEVKTLKVRDSGNLDDFLTPGTNGDITSLDSLEIEKCQYLVSFPEGGLPASNLTRLSLCDCPNLKSLPQNMRSLLLSLVDLRIMSCPALESFPEDGLPSSLSSLSISYCAELEPFPKRCLPDKLESLHIQSCNKLVAGRMQWDLQTIPSLVKLVIERCKDVESFEMLLPSSLISLEINHLHNLKCLDFKGLQNLTSLRELKVCSCRELQYMPKSLHSLVPSFTSLEINHCPKLELFLEGCLPPKLESLEIYACSKLLAHLMQSDLQGLSSLSQLTIAEYGAKDMESFPGKMLLPSTLTSLKIYSLENLKFLDKGLLHLTSLKELQITHCYNLQSLPEEGLPSSLSSLLIHACPLLEQKCRSGAQYRSMISQIPDV